The following are encoded together in the Pelotomaculum isophthalicicum JI genome:
- a CDS encoding type II secretion system F family protein, with the protein MPEFSYRAIDVRGQLVTGTLSGESVLYIRQELKSRDLLPVRIESKAGALAFNLPSIKIKREINGAAIGQFCRQLSVITMSGVNLLRGLEIMSAQTPDKQMRSEVSRIHREVQKGRTISEAMADKGSLIPELLTSMVATGEASGSLDNVLRNMADFFEKEHRIKQRIKSASVYPMVMIVMAVGLIAFFFNFLLPQMVNMITSSGGSLPLLTRIVIGISKYTSKYFIVILGALAGLAVLLKMYFKTPVGRLNRDTLILKIPLLGKTLRDVATMRFARTTHILIKSGLPLLQGLDFIKKNVNNALAEKAVDYAIDGLQKGETMADNLAKAKYFDTLAIQMFSIGEETGELEKVLEEMAEFYDKESDAGFTKLLALVEPMMLLIIGSVVSTVIVSVMLPMMDMVSHIKR; encoded by the coding sequence ATGCCGGAATTCAGCTACCGGGCTATCGATGTCCGTGGACAGTTAGTCACTGGGACCCTTAGCGGTGAAAGTGTTTTATATATAAGGCAGGAATTGAAGAGCAGAGATTTGCTGCCGGTAAGGATAGAAAGCAAAGCAGGAGCTTTGGCCTTTAACCTGCCGTCTATTAAAATAAAAAGAGAAATAAACGGTGCGGCCATCGGCCAGTTTTGCCGCCAGTTGTCCGTGATCACGATGTCGGGCGTGAACTTGCTCAGAGGCCTGGAAATTATGTCCGCGCAGACGCCGGATAAACAAATGCGCTCCGAGGTGAGCCGCATTCACCGTGAGGTGCAAAAAGGGCGGACTATATCTGAAGCCATGGCCGACAAAGGTTCCCTGATTCCCGAACTGCTTACCAGCATGGTTGCCACCGGTGAGGCCAGCGGCAGTCTGGACAACGTGCTGCGCAACATGGCTGATTTTTTTGAAAAGGAGCACCGCATCAAGCAAAGAATTAAATCCGCTTCTGTTTATCCGATGGTCATGATAGTGATGGCCGTCGGATTAATTGCGTTCTTCTTTAATTTCCTGCTGCCCCAGATGGTAAACATGATCACTTCTTCCGGCGGCAGTTTGCCTTTATTAACCAGGATTGTGATCGGCATATCCAAATATACAAGCAAGTACTTCATTGTTATATTGGGCGCGCTGGCCGGACTGGCGGTTCTTCTTAAAATGTACTTTAAGACACCTGTTGGCAGGTTGAACCGCGATACATTGATCTTAAAAATTCCTCTCCTTGGCAAAACCCTGCGGGATGTCGCCACCATGCGTTTCGCCCGTACCACCCATATTCTGATCAAAAGCGGCCTGCCTCTCTTGCAGGGGCTGGATTTTATCAAAAAAAATGTGAACAACGCCCTGGCTGAAAAGGCTGTGGACTACGCCATAGACGGTTTGCAGAAGGGTGAAACCATGGCCGACAACCTGGCCAAAGCAAAATATTTTGATACACTGGCCATTCAAATGTTTTCTATTGGGGAAGAGACTGGAGAATTGGAGAAAGTGCTGGAAGAAATGGCCGAGTTTTATGATAAGGAATCCGACGCCGGTTTCACCAAATTGCTAGCCCTGGTCGAACCGATGATGCTTTTAATCATCGGCAGTGTTGTCAGCACGGTGATTGTTTCCGTAATGCTGCCAATGATGGATATGGTCAGTCATATCAAACGCTGA
- a CDS encoding GspE/PulE family protein — protein sequence MNINLNQNKKLRLGDMLVQAGVINEEQLKEALGKQRSLGKRLGEVLLEGGYITQQDLTKVLETQLGIESINLKQTAADPKTARMIPENLARRHVVIPVQVAKGHLLLAMRDPLDQVAIQDVRLLVQMPVTPVLATKDDIVASIERVFSQATAAKAADDFVQSQAGLLAGLDDTFLDVNSAPIVRLVNSTLENAVRSGASDVHIEPNHDQMRVRIRVDGILQEVLSTSLGTHGAVSSRVKVMAGLNIAEKRVPQDGRIMINVDRRDIDLRVSTMPTTYGEKVVMRILDRSNFMVGKENLGFSAGDLDIFGRMIAKPHGIILVTGPTGSGKTTTLYSMLTELNDNKKNIITLEDPVEFDMKGINQTQINIKAGLTFASGLRAILRQDPDIVMVGEIRDSETAEIAARAALTGHLVLSTLHTNDAPGAVARIIDMGVEPFLISSSLIGIVAQRLVRKICPVCKEKYEAGEREKRILRHPLDAPLALTKGAGCDYCNHTGYKGRIGVYEMMEVGKEHRLLIDRRSPTDELRDTAISLGMVPLWEDAYQKVLSGVTTLEEMLRVTYTA from the coding sequence ATGAACATAAATCTTAATCAAAATAAAAAACTCCGCCTGGGCGATATGCTGGTCCAGGCGGGGGTTATCAACGAAGAACAACTTAAAGAAGCTCTCGGCAAGCAGCGCAGCCTGGGCAAGCGTCTCGGCGAGGTGCTGCTGGAAGGCGGGTATATCACCCAGCAGGATTTGACCAAGGTGTTGGAGACGCAGCTCGGGATTGAGAGTATTAACCTCAAGCAGACAGCGGCTGACCCCAAAACCGCCCGCATGATTCCCGAGAACCTGGCCCGGCGGCACGTCGTGATTCCGGTGCAGGTGGCTAAAGGCCACCTGCTTCTTGCTATGCGGGACCCGCTGGATCAAGTTGCCATTCAGGACGTCCGCCTGCTGGTCCAGATGCCGGTGACACCGGTGCTGGCGACGAAGGATGATATTGTCGCCAGCATTGAAAGAGTCTTCAGCCAGGCTACGGCGGCCAAGGCGGCCGATGATTTTGTCCAGTCCCAGGCCGGCTTGCTGGCCGGCCTGGACGACACTTTCCTGGATGTCAACTCGGCGCCTATCGTGCGTTTGGTGAACTCAACTTTGGAAAACGCTGTGCGCAGCGGGGCCAGCGATGTGCATATCGAACCGAACCACGACCAGATGCGGGTGCGCATCCGGGTTGACGGGATTTTACAGGAGGTCCTCAGCACCAGCCTGGGAACCCACGGGGCGGTCAGCAGCAGGGTCAAGGTTATGGCCGGGCTGAACATAGCGGAAAAAAGAGTGCCGCAAGACGGTCGCATCATGATTAACGTGGACAGGCGGGACATAGACCTGCGTGTTTCCACCATGCCCACCACTTATGGCGAAAAGGTGGTCATGCGTATTTTGGACCGGTCCAACTTTATGGTCGGCAAGGAAAATTTGGGTTTTAGCGCGGGTGACCTGGACATATTCGGCCGAATGATCGCAAAGCCCCATGGTATAATACTCGTCACCGGACCTACCGGCAGCGGCAAAACTACTACTCTTTATTCCATGCTGACTGAGTTGAACGATAACAAAAAAAATATCATTACCCTGGAAGATCCGGTTGAATTTGATATGAAAGGGATCAACCAGACTCAGATTAATATCAAAGCGGGTCTGACCTTCGCTTCCGGACTGCGGGCTATCCTGCGCCAGGACCCGGACATCGTAATGGTGGGGGAAATCCGCGATTCCGAAACGGCGGAGATTGCCGCCCGGGCCGCCCTTACCGGCCACCTGGTGTTGAGCACTTTGCACACCAACGACGCTCCCGGGGCGGTGGCGAGGATTATTGACATGGGGGTAGAACCCTTTCTCATTTCCTCGTCGCTTATCGGGATAGTAGCCCAGCGCCTGGTAAGAAAAATATGCCCGGTATGTAAAGAAAAATATGAAGCCGGTGAAAGAGAAAAACGTATTTTGCGCCATCCTCTGGATGCACCGCTGGCCCTGACTAAGGGGGCGGGTTGCGATTATTGCAACCATACCGGCTATAAAGGCCGGATAGGTGTTTACGAAATGATGGAAGTAGGCAAAGAGCACCGTTTGCTGATAGACAGAAGATCTCCCACCGACGAACTAAGGGATACCGCCATCAGTCTGGGCATGGTGCCGTTGTGGGAGGATGCTTACCAAAAAGTATTAAGCGGCGTTACCACCCTGGAAGAAATGCTTAGGGTTACTTATACAGCATAA
- a CDS encoding prepilin-type N-terminal cleavage/methylation domain-containing protein, translated as MRKFLKNQKGFTLIELMMVIAVIGILAAFLIPKIDGTKDNARLAGVDSNLRQVEGYVNSAIQRNAEDTTKLQDAIVSAVNGSDNARSTDDMANPFTSTDYGASESLAESVAVVVLAAATDQSPANGTATNAGRVYVTVRPATGRVTDVIISSYDKVGNKIQSITVKP; from the coding sequence ATGAGAAAGTTCCTGAAAAACCAAAAAGGTTTTACTTTGATTGAGTTGATGATGGTTATTGCGGTTATTGGCATTTTGGCGGCTTTTTTAATTCCTAAGATTGATGGTACAAAAGACAATGCGAGACTTGCAGGTGTTGATTCTAATCTTCGTCAAGTGGAGGGTTATGTTAATTCAGCAATTCAACGAAATGCGGAAGATACTACTAAATTACAGGATGCTATTGTTAGTGCTGTAAACGGTTCGGATAATGCACGTTCCACCGATGATATGGCAAATCCTTTTACGTCTACGGACTATGGTGCTTCTGAGTCTTTAGCAGAATCTGTTGCTGTAGTAGTTTTAGCTGCCGCGACTGATCAATCCCCCGCTAACGGTACCGCTACCAATGCTGGTAGAGTTTATGTCACTGTTAGACCTGCAACAGGTAGAGTTACAGATGTAATTATTTCCTCTTATGATAAGGTAGGTAATAAAATACAGTCAATTACTGTTAAGCCATAA
- a CDS encoding prepilin peptidase — MNYLWWGLVFSTGAAIGSFLNVCIYRMPAGESVAYPPSHCPACRSYLRFFDLIPILSYLFLKGKCRYCGSRIAWQYPAVEFVTGVLFVLALVKYGITMSALRSIVLFSVIVPALVIDLRHKIIPDKLNFAGFILGIPLALESKEVLFSCVIGFLAGGGLLLLIAMASRGGMGGGDIKLAAVLGLLLGWKLLLVALFLAFVAGSIVGLAMLLLKMVRLKEPIPFGPYLALGAMFAALAGDKAVMRYAGFW; from the coding sequence TTGAATTATTTGTGGTGGGGGTTGGTCTTTTCCACCGGCGCCGCTATAGGTAGTTTTCTTAATGTTTGCATCTACCGCATGCCGGCCGGTGAGTCAGTCGCCTACCCACCCTCGCACTGTCCGGCTTGCCGGAGTTATTTGAGGTTTTTTGATCTCATTCCTATTTTAAGCTACCTTTTTCTGAAAGGAAAATGCCGCTACTGCGGCAGCCGGATAGCCTGGCAATATCCGGCGGTGGAGTTTGTCACCGGTGTGCTGTTTGTTCTGGCTTTGGTTAAATACGGGATTACCATGAGCGCACTGCGGTCGATAGTGCTGTTTTCCGTGATTGTACCGGCGTTGGTTATTGATTTGCGGCATAAAATAATACCTGACAAGTTGAATTTTGCCGGGTTTATCCTTGGCATTCCCCTGGCGCTTGAGTCAAAAGAAGTGTTATTTTCCTGCGTCATTGGCTTTTTAGCGGGCGGCGGCCTGCTCTTGCTCATCGCGATGGCTTCACGCGGCGGTATGGGTGGCGGCGACATCAAGCTGGCGGCCGTGCTGGGCCTGTTGCTCGGCTGGAAGCTGTTGCTGGTCGCGCTTTTTTTAGCCTTTGTGGCGGGGAGCATAGTTGGTTTGGCTATGCTGTTGTTAAAGATGGTCCGGCTGAAGGAACCCATTCCTTTTGGGCCTTACCTCGCTCTGGGGGCCATGTTCGCGGCGTTGGCCGGGGATAAGGCGGTTATGCGGTATGCGGGGTTTTGGTGA